A DNA window from Vagococcus penaei contains the following coding sequences:
- a CDS encoding MalY/PatB family protein, translating into MDTVQEFCRKYYVNRKGTQSLKWDGVEGRFGEADLFPLWVADMDFKVPERVQHAMIERIEHGTFGYSFVPKSYFKAFNQWHLKRHGFEANASWFRFCTGVVNAFNYVIQSLTQPDDSVLILSPVYYPFYDAVTNNGCQLVVCELTQGANEYHLDMVQFEQQICQNDVKVFLHCSPQNPVGKVWSPKELTQMFEICYKYNVKIISDEIHQDFMAPGQKFTSALMLDEKYYPLLYVLNAPSKTFNLASLLHSHIIIPDKKNRVLYDEYAKKVSHNPVSIMGMIATEASYLYGEEWFEGLLKVIDTNHKLICQLFAKHLPMVRVMQRQATYLSWIDLSAYVPNDQLIDIVQRKAKLAVDYGEWFGENGHGFIRINLATSPENIEQAILRLITEIK; encoded by the coding sequence ATGGATACAGTACAAGAGTTTTGTCGTAAATATTATGTCAATCGTAAAGGGACACAATCACTCAAGTGGGATGGTGTTGAAGGTCGCTTTGGTGAAGCGGATTTATTTCCTTTGTGGGTAGCCGATATGGATTTTAAAGTACCAGAACGTGTCCAACACGCAATGATTGAACGGATTGAGCATGGGACGTTTGGCTATTCCTTTGTTCCAAAAAGTTATTTTAAAGCATTTAATCAGTGGCATTTAAAACGCCATGGATTCGAAGCGAATGCAAGTTGGTTTCGCTTTTGTACTGGAGTGGTGAATGCTTTTAATTACGTTATTCAGTCATTGACTCAGCCTGATGATAGTGTCTTAATTTTATCGCCAGTCTATTATCCATTCTATGACGCAGTGACCAATAATGGTTGTCAATTAGTTGTTTGCGAATTGACACAAGGTGCTAATGAATATCATTTAGACATGGTACAATTTGAACAACAAATTTGCCAAAATGATGTTAAAGTATTTTTACATTGTTCACCGCAAAATCCAGTTGGAAAAGTTTGGAGTCCTAAAGAATTGACTCAAATGTTTGAGATTTGTTACAAATACAATGTTAAGATTATTTCGGATGAAATACACCAAGATTTTATGGCACCAGGTCAAAAATTCACAAGTGCTTTAATGCTAGATGAGAAATATTATCCGTTATTATACGTCTTAAATGCGCCGTCTAAAACGTTCAATTTAGCATCATTATTACATTCACATATTATTATTCCAGATAAAAAAAATCGTGTGTTGTATGATGAGTACGCTAAAAAAGTTAGTCATAATCCAGTAAGTATTATGGGGATGATTGCGACAGAAGCTAGTTATTTGTATGGCGAGGAGTGGTTTGAAGGGCTGCTAAAAGTCATAGATACAAACCATAAGCTAATTTGTCAGTTATTTGCTAAACATCTACCAATGGTTCGTGTTATGCAACGACAAGCGACTTATTTATCTTGGATTGACTTGAGCGCCTATGTCCCTAACGATCAGTTAATTGATATCGTTCAACGGAAAGCTAAGTTAGCGGTTGATTATGGAGAGTGGTTTGGTGAAAATGGTCATGGCTTTATTCGAATTAATTTGGCAACTTCCCCTGAAAATATCGAACAAGCTATACTACGTTTAATTACAGAGATTAAATAA
- a CDS encoding FeoA family protein gives MVAVNDLTLNQTGIIKNISHPDSGMQRRLYDMGFYIGTPIKKILISPTGDPIAYRLRGTTIALRNADAQYIDIEVTN, from the coding sequence ATGGTTGCGGTTAACGATTTAACCCTAAATCAAACTGGTATCATTAAAAATATCTCACATCCAGATAGCGGCATGCAACGACGCTTGTATGACATGGGTTTTTATATTGGAACACCTATCAAAAAAATTTTAATCAGCCCAACTGGTGATCCAATAGCTTACCGCCTGAGAGGAACAACTATTGCATTACGCAATGCCGATGCCCAATATATAGACATTGAGGTGACTAATTAA
- a CDS encoding nucleoside recognition domain-containing protein — translation MFFASNSNSIASSLQAAVFLTAVIVLGVLSTIWVSELLSKTILKGLPSSFTLELPPYRKPQIKQVVVRSIFDRTLFVLWRAVVVAAPAGLVIWLLANITIGDTSILQHVIHAIDPFARLMGLDGTILMAFILGLPANEIVIPIMLMGYMATGTITDFSSLSEFRQLLISNGWTWLTAMNVLLFTLYHWPCSTTLFTIYKETKSKKWTFTSFIVPTIIGVGITMVTTGVVHLLKLV, via the coding sequence ATGTTTTTCGCATCAAATAGTAATAGTATCGCTTCGTCATTACAAGCTGCAGTTTTTTTAACTGCGGTCATTGTACTTGGTGTCTTATCAACTATTTGGGTCTCTGAATTACTGTCTAAAACTATTTTAAAAGGGTTACCATCTTCTTTTACCTTAGAATTGCCACCTTATCGTAAACCACAGATTAAACAAGTCGTTGTTCGTTCTATTTTCGATCGAACGTTGTTTGTTTTATGGCGAGCTGTTGTCGTTGCAGCGCCTGCTGGACTAGTTATCTGGCTCTTAGCAAATATTACAATAGGTGACACATCTATTTTGCAACATGTCATTCACGCAATTGATCCTTTCGCTCGCTTGATGGGCTTAGACGGTACCATCTTGATGGCGTTTATTTTAGGACTGCCAGCCAATGAAATCGTGATTCCTATCATGCTGATGGGCTATATGGCAACCGGAACCATTACTGACTTTAGTTCACTAAGTGAGTTCAGACAGCTTTTAATTAGTAACGGTTGGACTTGGTTAACAGCAATGAATGTCTTATTGTTTACCTTGTATCATTGGCCATGTTCAACAACTTTATTTACAATTTACAAAGAAACGAAAAGTAAAAAATGGACCTTTACATCATTTATTGTACCAACCATTATTGGTGTCGGAATTACGATGGTCACCACAGGGGTTGTACACTTATTAAAACTAGTCTAA
- a CDS encoding heavy-metal-associated domain-containing protein, with amino-acid sequence MKQTFNVPDMSCDHCINHIETALNQLDGVLKIKSSLRKKQVTVKFDQTIVSMDQLINQIKEAGYTAIPN; translated from the coding sequence ATGAAACAAACATTTAATGTACCAGATATGTCGTGTGACCATTGTATTAACCACATCGAAACAGCTCTTAACCAACTTGATGGTGTCCTGAAAATTAAGTCTTCTTTAAGAAAAAAACAAGTCACGGTTAAGTTTGATCAAACAATCGTATCAATGGACCAACTGATTAATCAAATAAAAGAAGCTGGTTATACCGCTATTCCAAATTAA
- a CDS encoding IS1182 family transposase, giving the protein MLKKQDMSKRNQIGFYSLEDLVPKEHLLRDIDKYVDFNFIYKLVEDKYDESNGRPSIDPVLLIKLPLIQYLYGIKSMRQTIKDVEVNMAYRWFLGLDIEDAVPHFSTFGKNYSRRFRGTDIFEQIFYGILEQCIEAELVDTSEVFIDGTHIKAHANNKKYESNEVTEETLFYVESLQKEVEIDREKRLKKPLKRREESENQVKHKKISKTDDESGWFHKGEHKQVFAYAAQVACDKNGWVLGYTTHPGNQHDSRTFIDIYNKLQSHFTLDKLVMDAGYKTPGIAHLLFQNNLTPIFPYKRPMTKKGFYKKHDYVYDEYYDQYICPNVKILSYTTTNRDGYREYKSNTSDCSQCPLIAYCTESKEKRKLIQRHLWENDMERCEDIRHSLGMKAIYNNRKQTIERLFGTAKEFHGLRYTNLIGKEKMHMKIGLTFACLNIKKLAKMLKLRDLKGSIFLSILGILSKIMIRYKKTNQLPFMSNWFVFNLSLEV; this is encoded by the coding sequence ATGCTAAAAAAACAAGATATGAGCAAACGTAATCAAATTGGTTTTTATTCTCTAGAAGATTTAGTTCCCAAGGAACATCTATTAAGAGATATTGATAAATATGTAGATTTTAATTTTATTTATAAGTTAGTTGAAGATAAATACGATGAATCAAATGGCCGCCCTAGTATAGATCCGGTTCTATTAATTAAACTTCCGTTGATTCAGTATCTTTATGGTATAAAAAGTATGAGACAAACTATTAAAGATGTTGAGGTTAACATGGCTTATCGCTGGTTTTTAGGTTTGGATATCGAAGATGCTGTTCCTCACTTCTCAACCTTTGGCAAAAATTATTCTAGAAGATTTCGTGGTACAGATATCTTTGAACAAATATTTTACGGCATATTAGAACAGTGTATTGAAGCTGAATTAGTGGATACTTCTGAAGTATTTATTGATGGTACTCATATAAAAGCACATGCAAATAATAAAAAATATGAAAGTAACGAAGTTACTGAAGAAACTCTTTTTTATGTGGAATCACTACAAAAAGAAGTTGAAATAGATAGAGAAAAAAGATTAAAAAAGCCCTTAAAAAGAAGAGAGGAAAGTGAAAATCAGGTAAAACATAAAAAAATTAGTAAAACAGATGATGAGAGTGGTTGGTTCCATAAAGGAGAGCATAAACAGGTTTTTGCTTATGCTGCACAAGTAGCATGTGACAAGAATGGTTGGGTTTTAGGATATACAACTCATCCTGGTAATCAACATGATAGTCGGACATTCATCGATATCTATAATAAATTACAAAGTCACTTTACCTTAGATAAATTAGTAATGGACGCTGGATACAAAACACCTGGTATAGCCCATTTATTATTTCAAAATAATTTAACACCTATTTTTCCATATAAAAGACCTATGACCAAAAAAGGATTTTATAAAAAACATGATTATGTTTACGATGAATACTACGATCAATATATCTGCCCTAATGTGAAAATTTTAAGCTATACAACAACTAACAGAGACGGATATCGTGAATACAAAAGTAATACGTCTGATTGTAGTCAATGCCCTTTGATTGCCTATTGTACTGAGTCAAAAGAAAAGAGGAAATTAATTCAACGACATTTATGGGAAAATGATATGGAACGTTGTGAAGACATACGTCATTCCCTTGGAATGAAAGCTATATATAATAATCGAAAACAAACAATTGAGCGATTATTTGGAACGGCAAAAGAATTTCATGGCTTACGTTACACTAATTTAATTGGGAAAGAAAAAATGCACATGAAAATTGGGCTCACTTTCGCATGCCTTAACATTAAAAAATTAGCAAAAATGCTTAAATTAAGAGACCTGAAGGGCTCTATTTTTTTATCTATTTTGGGAATTTTATCAAAAATAATGATAAGATACAAAAAAACAAACCAATTACCCTTTATGAGCAACTGGTTTGTCTTCAATCTGAGCTTAGAAGTTTAG